Part of the Calliopsis andreniformis isolate RMS-2024a chromosome 12, iyCalAndr_principal, whole genome shotgun sequence genome, CTAGTATTAtgtaaaatcattatttatgtTTCGTATAATTaagagattgaagatttgctAAGGACTAAGAGTTGGCAAGGAGGAAACTAATGGAAAAGCGTCATTGCTGTGTATGTAGTCGAAACGAACGTTCGTTAAATGAGTTTGAGAGAGAATTGAAGACAATTTAATTCATTGAACACTAGTTTTGTAAAATACCTAAACTCCTACACTAACGTAAGGTAAACAGTGTCTTGGATATCTACTACATAGGCTTTTATCTACAGGTAAGATAATAGCACTCTTGTAGTAGGAATTTTTCGATACAGAAGGTTgtttttatatatttctatGCCTTCTTCGAACTTTTACTATCGGGAGTATGTCGATGGCCGCAAATCGTCCTCCTTAGGTAATTTCATAAAGCAAATTATTCGACCGTGTAGACCCACTTTCCGTGTACCAAACGAACCACTGACGTTTAACGGTACCATTCTAACCAGAATGCGGAGAAAGAAAATCACAATAGACAAAGATACCTCGTGCAACGAAGCTTCTGATATTGCTATCTGTGTCTACTCATAAATTTCAAATTCATTCATAAAACGGTATATAGTATCGTAATTCTGCGTATTGCGTATATGTATTAGGCATACAATAGAAATTGTTTGCATTCCtcttgattaattattattctccAGCGATTTAGCAACTTCACCTTCTATTCGTATAATCTACAAATTATTCATACAAACCATTTTTATATACATAAAAAACGTATTGTCTAGGTATCTGCAgatagaaatatattttaagtaTGCATCCCATCAAGAATTAATATTATCTTAAAATTGGCCGCTGACGGTTCCTTGACACAGCAGTCAAAGTCGAAGGTCAAATTTTGAATCTGATTTCCGCGGTTCAGTTTAGTACACAAGAATATCGGTCCAGGAGTTTATACGATACTGTGGTATCTATTATCGAGTTATATTTTCCTCGATCTCTTGGTTCGAAGAAACTGGATCTAATTGATTCTCGAATTAAATCagtttcaatcattaacataaaATGTACGAATCGGATTATTTTTAAAATCCAAAAAATATGGATACGTATTAGGTAATTTTGTCCGAGTCATACCTAATTATACTGAGTTCTGTGTACAAGAGACTCtgttttattgaaaattgttatGTGTACAGACCTATATTTGTGACTAATTATGTTTTGTTGCTATTGCGTAATATTACCAGTTCTATGCTTTTACAAACTGTAATTTAATGCAGAAGCAGATGAACGTACAATTTAAAAAGACTAACAAGTTAGCTTACCGATTGTGTCAGCTCGTACTATAATTAAGCAAAGCTTGTGATACAATTATCGTGCGACTAAATATCCATTGGGACTTTACGTACAACATTTACAAGGACGACAGAAGACCtaagtatgcaattattcgttgtattctTGTTTTCCTACCTCAGCATTTTGGATGCAGGATGATATTTCGATTTCATGTAAGTTAGAGCGACTGTGTGCCTGCTAGTCTTTTGgattttaatttaaagaaataaGAAGCTATAAGTAAATGTTTTGTTCAACGCTTGAATCTACCGCCAAAAGGTGGTACGATGTTCTCTATTATTGATTTTAGCGAATCCTACAGTTCGCTCGCGGTATTCGTAACGGGGTAGTGTTCCACGACACCCGCCAAGATGGTTATTCTACTTTTTAAAGGTATTTATTAGTATTACAATAGATTAAACAAGCCAGGAGAGGTTTGAAAAACAATCTAAATTAGTTTTGTATTATATACCATAAATAAAACTTGTCTCTTTGCTTATCATTAGACACTCACTCTCGAATGGGTGGGTGACGTTGAAGAAACCCCATTCGATCAGGCGATTTGACGTTAATTATTTGTGAAGTATGCGTCGAACGATGTTAGttcttttataaatttttctttAGTTATTTATTTGCTATTAATATGTAAAATGACACATTTTTAAATCAAATTTGTAGCATTTCTTATTCTTTATCTCTTTTTGCACACTCTCTTCGTTTTCCTCAATTTGCTACCGATCTGGAAAACTTACGTTATTAATTATTAGGGTGTTTGTAAGTTCGTGATGGAAAATTGGAACGCGTGTACTGTTTCTAAAAATATGTGCGCAGATGAagcttttttaattatttggaTAAAAAACGTGATATTTCTAGTGTTGGTTTTGTACTTTGAACTTGAGATGTAGAGAAAGGAATATCTTTGTCTCTTCAAGCCTTCGGGAACTTCAATGCAGAAATATGCTGAACTATGAGTTCAGATAAGGAAAAGACATAAAATATGTACATTAAATTCTTATCAAAACGCGTTCATTACATAACTTATGACAAGTTTGCGAATATTTTGGATATTACCTACGCAAATTTTTCTTTGGACAATAGTAAAATATTTGGGGTTGTTATATTACTGAGATATTGCTACAATAATGGTTCGTAAATAAATGAACAAGGTGATATTCAGGGCGTGATGTATTATCTAGCGATCATGCGCAACAACCACGATGACCGCGAAAGTAATGACTTAGGAGGGTTCTCCAATGGTTCTCCACGATCTATGTTTTAATTTAGAAATAGAAATTTATGAATTAAATGTCTTTCGTTTCTCGTATATTTTCTAATCTCAGAATTTACGCTGATAAGAaattgagattgatgattccTATGAAGAAAGACAGTTCTAACGCTATCATAGATCACAATTGCATGTATTGAAAAAGAGTTAGTGATGTCAACGACTCGATACAATAAACTGTTTTAACACATTCGCTGCCACTGTCAAAGCATTGTCAGCAGGTGTGTGCCAAGCGTCGACAGAGGATCGGTTAGTCTCTAAAGGTAGGAACTAGTGATACACGGACAGTAATATTTTTCTGGTAGCAGCGAACgtgttaatattattatatcaATAGATTAAATTATTCGATAGCTACGTTCAAGTATAGAAGCAGGTTGTTTAAGCTAGATTGAATTGTCATTTAAAATTCATGATCGCTGACCCTATGTCGGCGTTTAGTCAAGGTCACTGTGTACGTATAGCCGAGCTTAAAACCAATCTATCttactttatatatatatatatatataaatatgtacatgtatatgaATTGTAAATGTTAGTTTCTATCAAGTGCACTTTGGTCGCACATCGCCTGATGTTTCGACTtataagaaaagaagaaaacttGATATTTGCAATACGCTCAATGATAAAAGCTTTCACCAGAACGTGAACTCTGATTCCCCGGAGTACAGAGTTTATGCAACTTAAAAGTTATAGATTAGTGCATGGATATGTGGAAGAGTGAAATACAAAGTCACGTTTCTTCGAAATCAAAATAGTGATTAGTTCATTGTTTAAACTTCAAACCTTAAGACTCCGTGTAGATTATACACAGAATAAATTAGGTCCTAAGAATTTTTGTTAGGTATAAGTATTTGCATAAGCTGAAATTAGCTATTTTGATTCATTTTGAACGCGTTCAAcctatttcttttattatttttttacaagGATTATATAAGACCATAAAACTTCTCACCCTTTTTGTATGATAAATTTCATCTTAATGCTTATAAATATGAATTACAAAGTAAGTTTTTCATTACACCATTCACATATCAttttaataaagatacaaagGAATGAACATGCGATCTATGCTTAAGTCAATGCTGCTGTAGTCAGTCACTATCACAATTCGTACAATACATATTTCTTCTGACTTTCATAGTGTCTATCATTGAAAATTAAAGTTCGCTTCAAATTCATACTGAAGTAGAGTGAAAAGTTACTGTTTCCAACAATTTGTATATCCCCCAACCTGCTCTTTTCAAACAAAGTATTTATGCTCTGCTGTGAATTGCAAATTAATTATCGAAATAATTTGGACATTGCTGATAATGATAATACTCGCGAGGCATGAGGTCAAGTATCATGGATGACTTATAACATCTCCAACGAAGAAGTTACAAGATGTAGCGTGTAATCTGAAACGATGCATCAGAATTACCTTTGATATAAAAGATCGAtacaaaaatgattaaaaaaaaatttttttttccattatttctagaatatatgtacatatatttgtAACTGATCATACCGCACATTTATGTATGAAAGACATGATTTTACAACACTGCCCTGGAAATTAAACTTTTAAGTTTAATTAATTCCTTCCTGACAAACtcgtaatttttttatttcagataataTGACTGCCGTGCAGCCAGTTGAATCTAACGAAGCGATAAAAGGGTTCGCGCTAAATGACAAGGTACAATAGTAAAATCgatcaaataattttttaattttatttttttatgtagaatcgTTTTTGTTTGGTACTTAATATATTCTTTACAGGACATACTAGAGAAAAGTACTTATGCACGTTGTACTGGAACCGGTTTAGATGGTACgtattaaattataataaatttagTTAAACATATATCTAATACTGTTCCTCTTAATGCTTACAGGGCCCGATCAAGTTTTACCCGCGGAAAGCTGTATTACTACGAAAGCAAGCGGGCGTGTTCGTATCACCTTAAACAATAATTATTCAGAAAGGGCACCTTTATCAGTTCCTGGATTACTTACAAAAATAGCTAATACTTATCCAGATCAAATTGCTCTGGTAGCAAGACCTGATGCTAATGGAGAAAGAAAGTCTTACACTTTCAagtatgtattttatgaatgtAGGTTCATATTGATTTTAATTTGATGTATTTATTATCATTTTTGTGACTTTTCAGAGAGTATGAAACGCTTGTGAAAACTGTGGCGAAGGCTTTCATAAAGTTAGGCTTAGAACGGTACCATGGAGTCTGTATCCTGGGATTTAATAGTCCAGAATGGTTTATTTCAGATCTTGCTGCTATATATGCAgggtaaaaataattatttttctacGGATTTCAAAATTGCAAAAAATCTTATATTTTGCCATgtatttcttatattttttttaaattatctttTTTAGAGGATTCGCAGTTGGAATATATACTACaaatacgccagaggcatgccaATATTGTGCCGAAAATAGTGAAGCAAATATAATCGTGGTTGAAGATTCACACCAATTAGCTAAAATATTGCAAATCAGGAAGAATCTCCCCCACTTGAAAGCAATCATTATGTATGAAGGTACACCGCAAGAAGAAGGCGTTCTAAGTGTGAGTTACTTTACCTATTTAATACTCGCATTTTTACCACGTCAGATTTGATACAAATTTGTCTCTTTTAGTGGAATGATTTACTGAAAATAGGAGAAGAGGAATCTGAAGATCAATTGAACAATGTTTTAAAAAGAATTGGTGCTAATGAATGTTGTACTTTAGTTTACACGGTAaaagaaatttcataaaaatttaagaGTTAACATTATTAACAGAGATTTATAGTCTTTTTTATTTACAGTCAGGTACAGTTGGAAATCCAAAAGCTGTGATGCTGAGTCACGATAATTTAGTACAAGATGCACGAATTCTAGTAGAGACTCTCCATCTTGATAAGAATTCTGAAATTTTAATTAGTTATCTACCTTTATCTCACGTTGCAGCACAGGTGAATATACTTTTTATATTAATTCTAATAATGCAATTAACGTCTATATAGTTATAGATCAAAACTTGTCATCTACATctatttatacaattttttaaattatttcagaTAGTTGATATATATTGCTGCATGAGTGTCGCGGGTACAATATATTTCGCAGACAAGAATGCACTTAAAGGTACCTTACTTAACACTTTGCTTTCGGCACGACCTACTATTTTTGTAGGCGTACCTAGAGTATGGGAGAAAATATA contains:
- the Bgm gene encoding acyl-CoA synthetase bubblegum family member 1 isoform X2, whose translation is MTAVQPVESNEAIKGFALNDKDILEKSTYARCTGTGLDGPDQVLPAESCITTKASGRVRITLNNNYSERAPLSVPGLLTKIANTYPDQIALVARPDANGERKSYTFKEYETLVKTVAKAFIKLGLERYHGVCILGFNSPEWFISDLAAIYAGGFAVGIYTTNTPEACQYCAENSEANIIVVEDSHQLAKILQIRKNLPHLKAIIMYEGTPQEEGVLSWNDLLKIGEEESEDQLNNVLKRIGANECCTLVYTSGTVGNPKAVMLSHDNLVQDARILVETLHLDKNSEILISYLPLSHVAAQIVDIYCCMSVAGTIYFADKNALKGTLLNTLLSARPTIFVGVPRVWEKIYEKMQAVARNNGLIKTWIASWAKAQGLYYYTNKMNGTDFKHWGYLFAKWLIFSKVKGALGLDRCKACVTAAAPLSTEVKQYMMSLDIPILEAYGMSECSGAHTLSTHEHFRLGSVGRTLSEFQTKLDNLDSEGEGEICMRGRHVFMGYLNEPEKTAEILTEDGWLRTGDLGKVDSDKYLYVTGRIKELIITAGGENIPPAHIEQLVLTELPALSYAVLIGDKRKFLTMLVTLKTETNTDTGEPKDTFTPETLKWLKSIGSKSTTVSEVINTHDQAVHDEIDKAIKKANNKVISNAQKVQKFKILPHDFSIPTGELGPTLKMRRNIIYKMYENLIEDMYK
- the Bgm gene encoding acyl-CoA synthetase bubblegum family member 1 isoform X1, encoding MVILLFKDNMTAVQPVESNEAIKGFALNDKDILEKSTYARCTGTGLDGPDQVLPAESCITTKASGRVRITLNNNYSERAPLSVPGLLTKIANTYPDQIALVARPDANGERKSYTFKEYETLVKTVAKAFIKLGLERYHGVCILGFNSPEWFISDLAAIYAGGFAVGIYTTNTPEACQYCAENSEANIIVVEDSHQLAKILQIRKNLPHLKAIIMYEGTPQEEGVLSWNDLLKIGEEESEDQLNNVLKRIGANECCTLVYTSGTVGNPKAVMLSHDNLVQDARILVETLHLDKNSEILISYLPLSHVAAQIVDIYCCMSVAGTIYFADKNALKGTLLNTLLSARPTIFVGVPRVWEKIYEKMQAVARNNGLIKTWIASWAKAQGLYYYTNKMNGTDFKHWGYLFAKWLIFSKVKGALGLDRCKACVTAAAPLSTEVKQYMMSLDIPILEAYGMSECSGAHTLSTHEHFRLGSVGRTLSEFQTKLDNLDSEGEGEICMRGRHVFMGYLNEPEKTAEILTEDGWLRTGDLGKVDSDKYLYVTGRIKELIITAGGENIPPAHIEQLVLTELPALSYAVLIGDKRKFLTMLVTLKTETNTDTGEPKDTFTPETLKWLKSIGSKSTTVSEVINTHDQAVHDEIDKAIKKANNKVISNAQKVQKFKILPHDFSIPTGELGPTLKMRRNIIYKMYENLIEDMYK